The following nucleotide sequence is from Gordonia jinghuaiqii.
CGCATGGTGGGTCGTGCCGCTGCTGATCCTCTCCCGGGTCAGTCCGCCGTTCCTCGACTACATCGAGTCGTCGCGGGTCACCACCCAGTGGACCTCGCTCACCGAAGTGCTGCGCGGGGCGAGTTCGTGGACACCGTTCGTCTCCCCCGAACGCGTCGCCGGCGCGGTGCTCGTCACCCAGCCCGCGGCGGTCCTGGCGACCGGGACCATCGCCGCTGCGGGCCTCGCCGGATTGTGCATGCGGCACATGCCGTTCCGTGGCCGTTTGACCGCGATCCTGGGTGTCGGACTGGTCGTGATGTGTGTCGGTTACGCCGGTGATCTCGGATCGCCGATCGCCGAGCAGATCCGCGTGTTCCTCGACGGGCCTGGCGCACCGCTGCGCAACATCCACAAGTTCGAGCCGTTCCTGCGCATCCCCCTCGTGCTCGGCGTCGCCCATCTGCTGGCCCGTGTCCCGTTGCCGGGCAGCGCATCCACGCACGAGATCCTGTCCGCCTTCGCCCATCCGCAACGCTCCCGGCCGGTGGCGGCGGCGATCGTGCTGCTGGTGGCGGTCATCGGGGCCGGATCGCTCATCTGGACCGGCCAGCTCGCACCCGGCGGGACCTACAAGGAGATACCGAAGCACTGGCAACAGGCGTCGGCGTGGCTGTCCGAGAACAGCACCCGACCCGGCGGCGCCCCCGCACGATCCCTCGTCGTACCTGGCGCACCGTTCGCCGACCAGCTCTGGGGCCTCACCCGCGACGAACCGCTCCAGCCCCTGGCCGACGCACCGTGGGCGGTGCGGGATGCGATCCCGCTGACCCCGCCCGGCGCCATCCGCGCGCTCGACGCGGTACAGCGGGAGATCGCCGCGGGGCGCGGCTCACCCGGCCTCGCCGAGACGCTCGCCCGGCAGGCCATCGGATACGTGGTGCTGCGCGCCGACCTCGACCCCGAGACCTCACGATCGGCCCGTCCACTGCTCGCGCAACAGGCGCTGGACTCCTCACCAGGGTTGCGCCGCGTCGCCGTGTTCGGCGAGCAGGTCGGACCACCCAGCGTCCGGGGCGTGGTGCGCGACAACGGCCTTCGCCCGACGATGCCCGCGATACAGATCTACGAGGTCGCCGCGTCCGGCGGACCTTGGGGATTCGACGGCACCGGTCCGCTGCTCATCGATCGGGCGGGACTCCCCCGCGTGGCCGGCGGTCCCGAGGCGATCGCCGAACTCGACGAGGTGCGTGCCCGGCAAGGCCTTCCGCCGCTCGGCCCCGTCCTGCTCGACGCCGACGCCCGCCGGGCCGGGATCACCGACGGCCCGCTGATCATCACCGACACCCCCAGCGACCGGGAGACCGACTTCGGCCGCGTCGACGATCACAGTTCGGCGATCCGGTCGGCATCGGATGCGCGTCGAACCCAGAACGCGGCCGCCGACTACCCGGTCGACGGTCAGCCGCTGGTGCGCGGAGAGTGGCTGCTGGACAACCGGAGTGGTGAGGTGGAGGTCACGACGTCGGGGTCGGCGTCGGATGCGGTGCAACCCGGCCAGACCTCACCGGCGAACTCGGCGGCCGCAGCCTTCGACGGCAACCCGCAGAGCGCCTGGGTCAGCGGCGGATTGGAGGGCGCACTCGGCCGGTGGATGCGCATCGGGTTCACCACGCCGCAGTCCGACCTCGCTCTGACACTGACAACCGCGAAGGCACTCGGTCCCGACGTCACCAGCGCGCTGATCACCACGGAGGCGGGCAGCACGGTCGTCTCGGGACTCGTACCGGGCGAGCCCACCACGGTGACCGCTCCGAGCGGGTCCACCCGCTGGGTTCACATCCGCGCCCTGCGCACCGACGACGGCAGCGCCGGCAACCAGTTCGCGTTGGGTGAGGTGTCGGTGTCCAACCTGCGGACGACGACGCCGCTGCGAATCCGCCACCGCGTGGTCCTGCCGGAACTCGAGGCGGGCACCCCGGTCGCCCAGTGGCTGCTGTACCAGGAACTCACCGGCCGGGCGTGGTGCGTTCCCGATCCGGCACGCGAGATGACCCGCTGCGCACCGGGACTCGGGCTGTCCCCGGAGACCGCGTCGGTGTTCGGCCGCGCGCTGTCGGTGCCGGAGAACTCCACCGTGTCCCCGACCGTGATCCTCCGGCCACGTCCCGGCGACGCACTCGACCGGCTCCTGGCCGTGCGCGGCGGGCTCACCGCGACGGGACCGCGACCGGTGGCCGATCCGCGTGGCGGGCCCGCCGCGGCGGTCGACGGAGACCCCGGAACGTCGTGGACCGCACCGGAGATCCCCGACGAGGCCCGCGCCGCCGACAACAACGCAGATGACAGTGCCCAGGACGACGAGAACAGCCCGACACTCGTGGTCGGTCTGCCGGCCGAGCAGCGCGTCGAATCCCTGAAGATCACCGCACCGCGACACTATCCGGCCGCTCCCACCGAGGTGGCCGTCGATCTCGGCACCGGTGAACAGATCCGCCAGATCGACGACGACGGCATGC
It contains:
- a CDS encoding DUF3367 domain-containing protein, producing MWFAAAISLIICLLQAPGQIAADTKLDLTANPLGFLARAAHLWTPDAPMGQVQNQAYGYFFPHGAFFALGDLLTVPPWIVQRLWWALLLTIGFVGIVRLAEAIRLGSPASRVIAGIVFVLSPRVLTTLGSISSETLPMMLAPWVLLPVVRALDTRVVVGSAPLWREAARSAAAVALMGAVNAVATLAALGVAALWWLLHSPRDRRWRRFGAWTAAGLTLACAWWVVPLLILSRVSPPFLDYIESSRVTTQWTSLTEVLRGASSWTPFVSPERVAGAVLVTQPAAVLATGTIAAAGLAGLCMRHMPFRGRLTAILGVGLVVMCVGYAGDLGSPIAEQIRVFLDGPGAPLRNIHKFEPFLRIPLVLGVAHLLARVPLPGSASTHEILSAFAHPQRSRPVAAAIVLLVAVIGAGSLIWTGQLAPGGTYKEIPKHWQQASAWLSENSTRPGGAPARSLVVPGAPFADQLWGLTRDEPLQPLADAPWAVRDAIPLTPPGAIRALDAVQREIAAGRGSPGLAETLARQAIGYVVLRADLDPETSRSARPLLAQQALDSSPGLRRVAVFGEQVGPPSVRGVVRDNGLRPTMPAIQIYEVAASGGPWGFDGTGPLLIDRAGLPRVAGGPEAIAELDEVRARQGLPPLGPVLLDADARRAGITDGPLIITDTPSDRETDFGRVDDHSSAIRSASDARRTQNAAADYPVDGQPLVRGEWLLDNRSGEVEVTTSGSASDAVQPGQTSPANSAAAAFDGNPQSAWVSGGLEGALGRWMRIGFTTPQSDLALTLTTAKALGPDVTSALITTEAGSTVVSGLVPGEPTTVTAPSGSTRWVHIRALRTDDGSAGNQFALGEVSVSNLRTTTPLRIRHRVVLPELEAGTPVAQWLLYQELTGRAWCVPDPAREMTRCAPGLGLSPETASVFGRALSVPENSTVSPTVILRPRPGDALDRLLAVRGGLTATGPRPVADPRGGPAAAVDGDPGTSWTAPEIPDEARAADNNADDSAQDDENSPTLVVGLPAEQRVESLKITAPRHYPAAPTEVAVDLGTGEQIRQIDDDGMLRLDPAVTDRIEITIRKQGDLIDVNSLGFASPAPPGIAEVEVVPAPATGTGASRADRVVDIGCEDGIGITAAGQMIGMSVRTTTAALRAGQPVVGRACGPGELVLPAGQQEVSVNPGSAFTVDAVSLVNVAGPFETPARSRPTEQDAEVLEWSAATRTVAVPTGADRLLVVPESTNPGWVAHLDGRELRPVVVNGWQQGWMVPAGASGSIELTYRFDSLYRWALVIGLVIMALLLVVAWWPSARTRGVGDPVSVPSGRGTLAVAAVSVLAASWLLSGWWGLAVSLLVGTVAAAVPHKVCVTTTFVAMMGATIGLTAGPWHASGGYHGSQWWVQLPALIAVVLLAWSVFWTAVDGADDTDDTDDADESPGPGPSARERLRRRISRLRNQFRAGSSMKA